In a single window of the Elaeis guineensis isolate ETL-2024a chromosome 8, EG11, whole genome shotgun sequence genome:
- the LOC105045215 gene encoding uncharacterized protein, with protein MDREPEELQFLGPVGIYHEASKIVLSWRRLFSQITLALVLPLSTLFFVHIYVSHLLFSKIDRNEVALDDAPTGSPSESAILSRLTSEWYGFLLFKAAYLLALLVLSLLSTSAVVYSVASIYTAKDLSFPKVLSVVPKVWRRLMVTFICAFLLLLAYNTVAIFVIVLAVLLLGPATLGAVAVALIFLLYAAGLVWISVIWHVASVVSVLEDTCGIEAMRKSRVLIKGKTWTAVAIFVLLNLCFVGVEVGFKLLVVDGSYMNLGVVLRVGYAVLMLSILCMVILFALVAQTVVYFVCKSYHHESIDKSSLADHLEVYLGEYVPLKAKDVQLEQFHV; from the coding sequence ATGGATCGAGAGCCGGAGGAGCTCCAATTCCTGGGTCCCGTGGGGATCTACCACGAGGCGTCGAAGATCGTGCTCTCATGGCGGCGTCTCTTCTCCCAGATCACCCTCGCCCTCGTTCTCCCCCTCTCCACCCTCTTCTTCGTCCACATCTACGTCTCCCACCTCCTCTTCTCCAAGATCGACCGCAACGAGGTCGCCCTCGACGATGCTCCCACGGGCTCCCCTTCCGAATCCGCCATCCTCTCCCGCCTGACATCCGAATGGTACGGCTTCCTCCTTTTCAAGGCCGCCTACCTCCTCGCCCTCCTcgtcctctccctcctctccacctCCGCCGTCGTCTACTCCGTCGCCTCCATCTACACCGCCAAGGACCTCTCCTTCCCCAAGGTCCTTTCCGTCGTCCCCAAGGTCTGGCGCCGACTCATGGTCACCTTCATCTGTGCCTTCCTCCTTCTCCTCGCCTACAACACGGTCGCCATCTTCGTCATCGTCCTCGCCGTCCTCCTCCTCGGCCCCGCGACCCTCGGCGCCGTCGCCGTCGCCCTCATCTTCCTCCTCTATGCCGCCGGCCTCGTCTGGATCAGCGTCATCTGGCACGTCGCCAGTGTCGTCTCCGTCCTCGAGGACACCTGCGGCATCGAGGCGATGCGAAAGAGCCGGGTCCTCATCAAGGGCAAGACCTGGACGGCGGTCGCCATCTTCGTCTTGCTCAACCTCTGTTTCGTGGGCGTGGAAGTGGGTTTCAAACTCCTGGTCGTCGATGGATCTTATATGAATCTCGGGGTGGTTTTGAGGGTCGGGTACGCGGTCCTGATGCTATCCATCCTTTGCATGGTAATTCTCTTCGCCTTGGTGGCGCAGACCGTGGTTTATTTCGTGTGCAAATCCTACCATCATGAGAGCATCGATAAGTCGAGCCTGGCCGACCATCTCGAGGTGTATCTCGGGGAGTATGTGCCCCTCAAAGCAAAGGATGTGCAATTGGAGCAGTTCCACGTTTGA